A DNA window from Vigna unguiculata cultivar IT97K-499-35 chromosome 10, ASM411807v1, whole genome shotgun sequence contains the following coding sequences:
- the LOC114165327 gene encoding uncharacterized protein LOC114165327, with translation MAANRRRMSSGADDIAGAIHRIVDAMQPPVAAQPRTTIAPIRVPTVEDFLRHKPAEFTGKASPNEADAWLCKCEKIFRVMNCEDEQKLLFATYLLNEDAEYWWTARQDREAEFLALQQGDMSVQEYVNRFEHLARYSSQNVTEEWRCLKFERGLKHELKKVCGGPHLKRNCPQLTGGVGGSGDRPKCFIYDKPGHFATNCPEKKSPGAKKPAAASPAERAQQLGGFLP, from the exons ATGGCTGCTAACAGGAGGAGGATGAGTAGTGGGGCTGATGACATCGCCGGGGCGATTCATCGAATAGTGGATGCGATGCAGCCACCTGTAGCGGCGCAGCCTAGAACGACAATTGCACCAATCAGGGTGCCTACAGTGGAGGATTTCTTACGCCACAAGCCAGCAGAGTTCACTGGCAAAGCCTCCCCCAATGAAGCGGATGCATGGCTCTGCAAATGTGAGAAAATTTTCAGAGTGATGAATTGTGAGGATGAGCAGAAGCTGCTCTTTGCTACCTACCTGCTGAATGAGGATGCAGAATATTGGTGGACAG CTAGACAAGACCGGGAGGCAGAGTTCCTTGCACTGCAGCAAGGAGATATGTCAGTACAGGAGTATGTCAACAGGTTTGAACATCTAGCGAGATACTCCTCGCAGAATGTGACTGAGGAATGGAGGTGCTTGAAGTTTGAGCGAGGACTCAAACATGAATTGAAGAAAGTG TGTGGCGGACCCCATCTGAAGAGGAACTGCCCACAGCTGACCGGTGGTGTAGGGGGATCCGGTGACCGTCCCAAGTGTTTCATATACGACAAACCGGGTCATTTTGCTACTAATTGCCCTGAGAAGAAGAGTCCTGGTGCAAAGAAACCAGCAGCAGCCTCGCCAGCAGAACGAGCTCAGCAGTTGGGAGGGTTTTTGCCATGA
- the LOC114165328 gene encoding uncharacterized protein LOC114165328: protein MTSTEATQSGNLILQPCLLVGHDVLVLFDSGATHSLISNACVGRLSVVTRDLGCELLISTPSSGQVATSSVCVGCSMVVAGHRYKVNLVCLPLEGLDVILGMDWLSNNHIIIDCARHSLVFPEHEGLELISPREAVKALQDGAVCFMVVAKPEKKSAAKVIQSIPVANEYADVFPDEVPRLPPSRDIDFTIDLIPGTGLVSMAPYRMAPAELVELKKQIEE from the coding sequence ATGACATCTACTGAGGCGACTCAGTCAGGTAACCTGATATTACAACCTTGTTTACTTGTGGGGCATGatgtattagttttatttgattCTGGCGCAACCCATTCCTTAATCTCTAATGCTTGTGTGGGACGATTGAGTGTGGTGACACGTGACTTGGGGTGTGAGTTGCTTATTTCAACTCCTTCCTCGGGCCAGGTAGCTACCAGTTCAGTTTGTGTTGGGTGTTCAATGGTGGTGGCAGGTCACAGATAcaaggtgaacttggtgtgcttgccCTTGGAGGGACTGGATGTGATATTGGGGATGGACTGGTTGTCTAACAATCACATCATAATTGATTGTGCACGACACAGTTTGGTATTCCCAGAACATGAAGGGTTGGAATTAATATCACCTCGGGAAGCTGTGAAAGCGCTACAAGACGGGGCCGTGTGTTTTATGGTGGTGGCCAAGCCAGAAAAGAAAAGTGCTGCAAAGGTGATCCAATCTATACCGGTGGCTAACGAATATGCGGATGTGTTTCCAGATGAAGTCCCAAGGTTGCCGCCGAGTCGAGACATTGACTTCACCATTGATCTCATTCCTGGTACAGGTCTAGTGTCTATGGCTCCATACAGAATGGCACCGGCTGAGCTTGTAGAACTCAAGAAGCAAATTGAGGAATAA
- the LOC114166062 gene encoding serine/threonine-protein kinase BSK6-like, translating to MGARCSKFSFCWFHSHLKPSVLESSDQENGEKNERKLWPSFGEFSLEQLKTATNGFSSENIVSEHGEKAPNVVYKAKLDNGQWIAIKRFNKFAWPDSRQFLEEAKQVGSLRSERLANLIGYCYEGEERLLVAEFMPHETLAKHLFHWEAQPMKWVMRLRVAFYLAQALEYCTSKGRGLYHDLNAYRILFDQDGNPRLSCFGLMKNSRDGKSYSTNLAFTPPEYLRTGRVTPESVVYSFGTLLLDLLSGKHIPPSHALDLIRGKNFLMLMDSALEGHFSKDDGTELVRLASRCLQYEARERPNVKSLVTSLMSLQKEIEVPSYVLMGLRQETASSTKQLSLTPFGEACLRRDLTAIHEILEKTGYKDDEGIANELSFQLWTSQMQETLNLKKHGDTAFRAKDFVTAIDCYTQFIEGGTMVSPTVYARRCLSYLMNEMAQEALGDAMQAQVVSPEWHTALYLQAACLFSLGMENDAQETLRDGTNMEARKNKNFKIV from the exons ATGGGGGCTCGTTGCTCTAAATTCTCTTTCTGCTGGTTCCACTCCCACCTCAAGCCTTCTGTCCTTGAGTCCTCTGACCAAG AAAATGGTGAGAAGAATGAGAGAAAATTGTGGCCCAGTTTTGGTGAGTTCAGTTTGGAGCAACTGAAGACTGCCACAAATGGGTTTTCTTCAGAAAACATAGTGTCTGAACATGGTGAAAAAGCTCCCAATGTTGTATACAAAGCAAAGCTTGATAATGGACAGTGGATCGCCATCAAACGTTTCAACAAGTTTGCTTGGCCTGATTCTCGCCAATTCCTA GAGGAAGCCAAACAAGTGGGGAGCCTTAGAAGCGAACGCCTAGCAAATTTGATTGGTTATTGCTATGAAGGGGAAGAGAGGCTTCTAGTAGCAGAGTTTATGCCACATGAAACTCTGGCCAAGCATCTTTTTCATT GGGAAGCACAGCCAATGAAGTGGGTCATGAGGTTGAGGGTCGCTTTCTACTTGGCTCAAGCTCTAGAATATTGCACTAGTAAAGGAAGGGGCTTGTATCATGATCTCAATGCCTATAGGATCTTGTTTGATCAA GATGGTAATCCCAGGTTGTCCTGCTTTGGACTCATGAAGAACAGCAGAGATGGCAAGAGTTACAGTACAAACTTGGCTTTCACCCCTCCTGAGTACCTACGGACTG GTAGAGTGACCCCAGAGAGCGTGGTTTACAGTTTTGGAACTCTGCTGCTAGATCTCCTGAGTGGTAAACATATTCCGCCAAGCCAC GCACTTGATCTTATTCGTGGCAAAAACTTTCTGATGTTGATGGACTCTGCCTTAGAGGGTCACTTTTCAAAAGATGATGGAACTGAGTTGGTTCGTTTGGCCTCTCGTTGTTTGCAATACGAAGCTCGTGAAAGGCCAAATGTGAAGTCTCTTGTTACGTCTCTTATGTCACTTCAGAAAGAAATAGAG GTCCCCTCGTATGTTTTGATGGGTCTACGGCAAGAAACTGCATCCTCAACGAAGCAATTGTCGTTAACACCTTTTGGTGAAGCTTGTTTGAGACGTGATCTTACTGCAATCCATGAAATATTGGAGAAGACTGGTTACAAGGACGATGAAGGAATTGCGAATGAG CTTTCCTTTCAATTGTGGACAAGCCAAATGCAGGAAACCTTGAATTTGAAGAAGCATGGCGATACTGCTTTTCGAGCTAAAGACTTTGTCACTGCCATTGACTGCTACACTCAA tTCATAGAGGGAGGGACCATGGTGTCACCCACGGTGTATGCAAGGAGATGCTTATCTTATTTAATGAATGAGATGGCACAAGAAGCTCTTGGGGATGCCATGCAAGCCCAAGTTGTATCTCCTGAATGGCATACTGCTTTGTATCTTCAAGCAGCTTGTCTTTTTAGCCTTGGAATGGAGAATGATGCTCAAGAGACTCTCAGAGATGGTACTAACATGGAAGccagaaaaaacaaaaacttcaaAATTGTATAG
- the LOC114165330 gene encoding uncharacterized protein LOC114165330, whose translation MPFGVTNAPTVFMDYMNRIFRLWLDKFVVVFIDDILIYSRTQEEHADHLRVVLKILRDHQLYGKLSKCEFWLEEVQFLGHVISAKGIAVDPAKIETVLKWERPKTVTEVRSFLGLAGYYRRFVGRFSKKVNPLTQLIRKDQPFSWTE comes from the coding sequence ATGCCATTTGGAGTGACGAATGCACCGACagtattcatggattacatgaatagaatTTTCCGACTTTGgttggataagtttgttgtcGTCTTTATTGATGACATTCTTATCTACTCGAGGACGCAGGAAGAACATGCTGATCACCTAAGGGTTGTATTGAAGATACTCAGAGATCACCAGTTGTATGGGAAGCTGTCCAAGTGCGAATTTTGGCTAGAGGAGGTACAATTTCTTGGGCATGTCATTTCAGCTAAGGGAATTGCAGTAGACCCGGCTAAGATTGAGACGGTGCTTAAATGGGAAAGGCCTAAGACAGTGACGGAGGTGCGAAGTTTCTTGGGCCTAGCAGGTTACTACAGGAGGTTTGTGGGGAGGTTCTCAAAGAAGGTGAACCCATTGACACAGCTGATAAGAAAAGATCAGCCGTTTTCTTGGACCGAGTAG